In Kutzneria kofuensis, the DNA window CTCCACCTCGAGCCGCCGTATGGACAGGCCGGTCGCTTCCTGCAGGGCTCGCAGCCGGCGGGCGAAGTCCACCCGCGGGTCGGTCATCTCGTCCACGCTGCCCCCTCGGCGTCGGCGGAGACGGTGTCCGACGCCGCCGGACACCTGGACCAGTCTACGGCTTGATCAGCGGTTTTCGGGATTCCCTCGACGAATGCGTCCGATCGGCTGGCCGGACGGCCTGAGGGTCCGGCAGCGTTCACCGCGTCGAAACGCGCCGCATTGGCGACGCTCGACTTCGTACTCGAACAAGGGGAACTCACATGCGCTCATTCATGCCGACGATCGGAGCCAGACGCTCCGTTCGCGGATTGTTGCTCGCCGCCGGAATTCTCGCCGCACTTGTCGTTTCAACCCCTGACCGCCCACGCTTCCGTCGAGACCAGCCACCAGTCCGCGATGGCCTGGCGGGGCACCGGGGCCGACACCACCATTTGGTGGTCCCAATTCGACGGGACCAACTGGTCCGCCCAGCAGCCCCTCACCGACCGCCACACCGAGGCCGCTCCCGCCATGACCATCGGGCCCTCCGGGTTGCTGATGGCTTGGCGGGGTTCCGGTTCCGACACCACCATTTGGTGGTCCCAGTACGACGGCTCCTTCTGGACCGCTCCGCAGCAGCTCGCCGACCGCCGCACCGACTTGTCCCCCACGCTCGGCCACGACGCCTTCGGCCGTGTTGTCATGGCTTGGCGCGGCGCCGGCCCCGATGACCACATCTGGTGGTCCATGTTCACCGGTTCGTCCTGGTCCGCCCAGCAGCCCCTCACCGACCGCCGGACCTCCGCCGCCCCCGCGCTCACCCTCGCCGGCGGTTCCCTCGTGATGGCCTGGCGGGGCACCGGTTCCGACAGCACCATCTGGTGGTCTCGGTTCGACGGCGCCACTTGGTCCGGCCAGCTACAGCTCGCCGACCGTCGCACCGACTACGCCCCCGCCCTCGGCACCGACGACTACGGCCATGTCGTCATGGCTTGGCGCGGCACCGGGCCCGACAGCCTGATCTGGTGGTCCCAGTTCACCGGCTCCTCGTGGTCCGCCCAGCAGGCCCTCACCGACCGCCGCACCGACGCCGCTCCCGCCCTCGGCCAGAGCACCTTCTCCGGCATGCTCATGTCGTGGCGCGGCACCGGCCCCGACAACCACATCTGGTGGTCCAAGCTGACCGGCGGCGCCTGGTCCCCGCAGCAGGGCCTCTCCGACCGCCGCACCGACGGCTCCCCCGCCCTGGGCTACGCCCCGTAACCCGTCCACACCCACATCGGCGGCGTAACCGGATCCCGGTTACGCCGCCGACACGCGGAACCGGAAAGGGGGACTGGGTCTGCTCTGTAGGCCTAACGTGGCACAACCCGAACTCTTTGGTCCTCGTCGAGGGCCCAGAGATCGCGATCCGGCCGGTCGGCATCCGGCGCCTTCCGTCGGAAGTTGCGCAGGTCAAGCGCCGGGGTGATGACGCCTGATGGCTACCGAACTCACCACAAGGATGCAGCCGGCCGCTGACCAGCCCGTCGTCGTCCGGGCCGTGACCGTGATCATGGGCACGGTCGTCGGGTTGACCTTCATGTTCGGTTTCGGCAACGTACTCAACCTCGCCCTGCGACTCGGCGTGCCCATCTGGGTCGCGCCACTGGTTGCACCAGCGGTAGATCTGTCGATCTTCGGGCTGCTGCTCGGCACCCGGCACCTCGCCATCCATGGCGCGACACCGGAACAGCTCAGGCCAGCCCGCCGACTGCTCATCTTCGCCAGCCTCGCGACGCTCGCCCTGAACATCGCGGATCCCATTACCGCCGGGGACTACGGCAAGGCCGCCTTCGACGCCGTCGGCCCACTCCTACTCATCGGCTGGGCCGAGGTCGGCCCCGGATTGCTGCAGGCCATCACCGCCATCGGCCTTGAACGGAGCGAGACGAGGCGCGCAGATAGTCGCAGCGGCACTGCCAACACGGACGACGCCACCACAACGACCATCACGTCGACCGTCAAGACCGGGTACAGCGAAGTTCCCGTGTGCGGCATTGCTGACCGACCAGTGCCTGTTGTATCCGACGGCGACTTGGTTGACCGCGCTCGGCAGGAAGACGCCCGCCATTGGGCCGCCCACCAGCGACCGATCTCAGCTGAGACCCTTCGCAGGAACCTGCACATCGGCGCGGCACGCTCCCGGATGCTTGTGTCGATTATCAGGGCTGAACGGTTCGCCGGTCAGGACACGCCCGTGGCCATGGTTGGTCAGTCCAATTCAGGATGAGCAGATGTCGCGCGGTCGTTCTTGGTGTGTCCGTCTGCGGCCAGGAGCTGCGTTGGAGTTCTGGTCGATGGGCACCGTTGACGTACCGCGAGGGTGGGCGTCATTTGGGAGTGCGCTTACCTTTCGGTACGGCGGGTGTCTGTTCCGGGACTGGTATTACACCTGAACGGGAGACGATGATCACACCCCCTCACGCAACGACGCAGTTACATCTACCGAGCCGATGGTGCGGTCACGGCAATCGTCGATCAGCTGGCCGACGCCCGCCAGTTCGAACTCGATCCGCTGGGCCGCGCGACCGCCGTGACCACCGCCGACCGGCGGGAACAATACGGCTACGACGCAAGCGGCAACCTCACCGGTACCACGCCCGCATCCATCGATGCACTCATCGACAACCTAGCCTCGTCCGAATTCCGCCTCATCCGCAAGGATCAGGACGGCATGGGCGGCGCCCTGCTCGTCTACGAGGGAATTGTAGACGGCTGCCTGCCTCTGTGGAGATCACCTCGGACCGTGAACAATGGCAGGCGCTGCTGAAGTTCGGCGGCATGCGCACGTGGGTCTTGCCCGAGATCTGGACCGCCTACCTCGACGGCACTGATGTCCAGGACATGACCGTAGACGACCAGGCCAAATTTATCCGCAACCGACTCGGAGACGCGGCAGCCACATTCCGACAGGACCAGGATGCCGCCGGAAAACTCACCGAGAGCGGACACGCCCATGCCGATCGAATACTCGCCGAGCTCAGAAAATCCTTCGAGAACCCTTAAACGCCCAATAGCATCTATGTACGACTGGTGTCGTCGGAATCGGTAGCGCTCGGCTCGCCCGCCGCCCACAGGCACCTGACCCGGCGGCTAAGGTCTAGGATCTAGCGAGGGTTGGCGACTCTCGCGACCCCGTCGATGCAGGTTGTGGAGAAGCGGGGCAGACGCATGCGGGATGGCCGGTGGGAGACGGTCACCGAGTCCGAGTTCCAGCATGAGCGTCGAGGCTTGGAGGCGATCCGGGATCGGCTGCCCGACAGCGACCCGTGGCGAGCCTGGTCGAACTTCACCTTCACCGCCGGTACAGGCCATGTCCGCGAGGTGGACCTGCTGGTCGTCGCCCCCGGTGGGGTGTACCTGGTCGAGCTCAAGGACTGGCACGGCACAGTTGAGTCTCACAACGGCGGCTGGCTGCAGACGCAGCCGGGCGGTCGCCAGATCTCGCATGGCAATCCACTCCACTTCGCCAACAAGAAGGCACGAGAGCTCGGCGACCTGCTACGACAAGCGACACCGCGCGACGTCCTGGCGCCATGGGTGTCCGAAGCGGTCTGCTTCACCGACTCCTCGCTCCAGATCCGGCTGCCTGCCAACGAACAGCGCGGGGTGTACACGATCGGCCAGCTGGTCGACATGCTCAAGCAGCCACCACGTGATGACCGGCGCAGGTTTGACGCCGAGCGCTCCCGGCAGCTCAAG includes these proteins:
- a CDS encoding sialidase family protein, producing the protein MSFQPLTAHASVETSHQSAMAWRGTGADTTIWWSQFDGTNWSAQQPLTDRHTEAAPAMTIGPSGLLMAWRGSGSDTTIWWSQYDGSFWTAPQQLADRRTDLSPTLGHDAFGRVVMAWRGAGPDDHIWWSMFTGSSWSAQQPLTDRRTSAAPALTLAGGSLVMAWRGTGSDSTIWWSRFDGATWSGQLQLADRRTDYAPALGTDDYGHVVMAWRGTGPDSLIWWSQFTGSSWSAQQALTDRRTDAAPALGQSTFSGMLMSWRGTGPDNHIWWSKLTGGAWSPQQGLSDRRTDGSPALGYAP